From the Micromonospora echinofusca genome, the window ACCGCCACGGTGATGCCGAAGGTGGCGGCGACGGTCAGCAGGAAGCCCAGCGCCGCCTTGACCGGCACCAGCAGCGAACGGAAGACCAGCATCAGCAGCAGCACCGAGAGGCCCACCACCAGCAGCAGGTACACCGGCAGGGCGTCGGAGAGCTTCTCGGAGACGTCGATGCCGATCGCGGTCGCGCCGGTCAGCAGCACCTCGACGTCGCGGAACTCGCCCACCTTCGCGCGTACGTCGTTGACCAGGGTCTCGGTGGCCTCGTCGGTCGGGCCGGTCTTCGGCACCACCCCGAGCAGCGCGGTGCGGCCGTCCGGGCTGAGCTGCGGCGGGGCCACCGCGAGGACGTTCTCGGTGCCCTGGACGAGCGCGGTGACCTGCGGGATGGCGGCCGAGGTCGCCTGCGGGGTGTCCCCGGCGACCACCACCGCGAGCCGGCCGGTGAAGCCCGGCCCGAAGCCCTCGGTGATCAGGTCGTTCGACGCCCGCGCCGGCGAGCCGACCGGCGCGGTGCCCGCGTCGGGCAGCGCCAGGCGCATGTCGGGCGCGGGCAGCGCGAGCAGCCCCAGCCCGATCAGCCCGACCAGGATGACCGGCACCCGGAACCGGGTGACGAGACGCGCCCAGCGGAACCCGAAGCCCGACCGGTCCTCGGCCGGCGTGGTGCCCGCCTCGGCGGCGTCGGCCGCCCGCTCCCCGGACGCCGCGTCCCCGGCCGGCACGGTGGTGCGCAGCTTGCGGGGCAGCACCCGGCGGCCGGCGAAGCCGAGCAGGGCCGGCTGGAGGGTGATCGCGACCAGCACCGCGACGGTGACCGTACCGGCGGCGGCCAGACCCATCACCGTCAGGAACGGGATGTTCACCACGGCCAGCCCGGCCAGCGCGATGACCACGGTGGCGCCGGCGAAGACCACGGCCGAGCCGGCGGTGCCCACGGCACGGCCCACCGCCTCGTCCGGCGGCAGCCCCTCCATCAGGTTCTGCCGGTAGCGGGAGGTGATGAAGAGCGAGTAGTCGATGCCGACCGCGAGGCCGAGCATCAGGGCGAGGATCGGGGCGGTGCTGCTCAGGTCGACCACACTGCTGATCGCGAAGAGGCCCGCCATGCCGACGCCCACGCCGATCAGCGCGTTGAGCATCGTCATCCCGGCCGCCACCAACGAACCGAACGTGACCACCAGGACGATCGCGGCGACCGCCACACCGATCGCCTCGGTCGAGCCGACCTCCGGCACGCTGCTGAGCACCTCGCCGCCGGGCGCGACCTCCCAGCCCTGGGCCTCGACCCGCTCGCCGACCTTCTCGTACGCGTCGCGCTGGGCGTCGGTCACCTCGTCGGCGCCGGTGGCGAACTGGACCTGGACCAGCGCGTACCGGCCGTCGGGGGAGACCGCCCCCACCTGGAACGGGTCGACGGCGCCGACGACGCCGGGCAGCGTCGCGGCCTCCTGGGTGAGTTCCTTCACCACGGCCTGCCCCTGCGGGCTGGCGAGCGCGCCGTCGGCCGGCGCCTTGACCGCGATCGTGCCGGTCGCGCCGCTGGCCGCCGGGAACTGCTCGGCGAGCAGGTCGAGGGCGCGCTGCGACTCCGTGCCGGGCATGGTGAAGTTGTCGGCTATCGGGCCGCGCAGGGTCGCGGCGGCGAGGCCGAGACCGACGAGTACGACGAGCCAGATCGCCGCGACGAGTCGCCGCCGGCGCATCGAGCCCCGGCCGAGCCGGTAGAGCAGGGTGGCCATGAGTTCCTTGTCCTCGGTCGTGGATGGTGGAAACGGGATCAGTCGACGGGCTCCAGGGCCCGTCGGGCGAGTGCCAGCAGGGCGTCGCGCAACTCCTCGTCGCCGACGTCGGCGAACTCCCCGCAGGTCTCGGAGATGCCGGCGAGCAGCACCAGCGCCGTGATCCGGGCGGACGGGCGTTGCGGGTGCCCGGCGAGCGCGTCGACCAACCGCTCGGAGATCCGCTGGATGTGCGCGAAGGCGGGTTGCTGGAGCAGTTCCGGGAACTCGCCCCGGAGCAGGGCGATCTCGCGCCGGAAGCGGACCGCGAGGTCGACGAAGCCCTCGGCGGCGACCTGCTGGGCGGCCGCGCCGCGTTGGGCGCGGATCCGCTCGTCGAGCGCCTGGAGGACGCCGATCGCCGGAGCCATCAACTCGGTGAGGATGGCTTCCTTGTTGGCGAAGTGGTAGAGCACCGCCGCCTTGGAACAGCCCACCTCGCGGGCGATGTCCTGCAACGAGGTGCCCCGGTAGCCGGTCGCGGCGAAGCGCCGAGCCGCCGCCACGAGGATCTCGTCGTGCGTCTCCGGAACCATCCGCGCCATGCCGGCCCACCTCCCCGACCAGCATGCCTGACCGATCGGTCAGACCCTGACCGATCGGTCAGATCGGGGGCGTGGCGTTCCCCACAGGCGGCCGGGGTTTACCGGTCCACCGGTGGCTCGGCCGGTCCGGGCCGCCTCAGGCGGGGGTTCCGTCGCCCTGGGCGGCCGCGCCGTGTGCCCGGTCGTACGCGGCCCGGGCGTCGGCGACCGCGCTCCGGTGCCGCTCCGCCCACCTGGTCAGCGCGACCAGCGACCCGTAGAGCTCCAGCGCGATCGGCGTGGCCGTGTACTCCACCTTCGGGACCGTCGGGTAGACCCTACGGTGCAGCAGTCCGTCGCGTTCCAGGTTGCGCAGGGTCAGCGTGAGCATCCGCCGGCTGATG encodes:
- a CDS encoding winged helix-turn-helix transcriptional regulator, whose amino-acid sequence is MSQGNSDATVGRAAQAYGAVGEPCTPGQAKACTVREVLDRVGGKWSIGILVAASPGPVRFTELERCVEGISRRMLTLTLRNLERDGLLHRRVYPTVPKVEYTATPIALELYGSLVALTRWAERHRSAVADARAAYDRAHGAAAQGDGTPA
- a CDS encoding TetR/AcrR family transcriptional regulator — its product is MARMVPETHDEILVAAARRFAATGYRGTSLQDIAREVGCSKAAVLYHFANKEAILTELMAPAIGVLQALDERIRAQRGAAAQQVAAEGFVDLAVRFRREIALLRGEFPELLQQPAFAHIQRISERLVDALAGHPQRPSARITALVLLAGISETCGEFADVGDEELRDALLALARRALEPVD
- a CDS encoding MMPL family transporter; protein product: MATLLYRLGRGSMRRRRLVAAIWLVVLVGLGLAAATLRGPIADNFTMPGTESQRALDLLAEQFPAASGATGTIAVKAPADGALASPQGQAVVKELTQEAATLPGVVGAVDPFQVGAVSPDGRYALVQVQFATGADEVTDAQRDAYEKVGERVEAQGWEVAPGGEVLSSVPEVGSTEAIGVAVAAIVLVVTFGSLVAAGMTMLNALIGVGVGMAGLFAISSVVDLSSTAPILALMLGLAVGIDYSLFITSRYRQNLMEGLPPDEAVGRAVGTAGSAVVFAGATVVIALAGLAVVNIPFLTVMGLAAAGTVTVAVLVAITLQPALLGFAGRRVLPRKLRTTVPAGDAASGERAADAAEAGTTPAEDRSGFGFRWARLVTRFRVPVILVGLIGLGLLALPAPDMRLALPDAGTAPVGSPARASNDLITEGFGPGFTGRLAVVVAGDTPQATSAAIPQVTALVQGTENVLAVAPPQLSPDGRTALLGVVPKTGPTDEATETLVNDVRAKVGEFRDVEVLLTGATAIGIDVSEKLSDALPVYLLLVVGLSVLLLMLVFRSLLVPVKAALGFLLTVAATFGITVAVFQQGHLADLVGLDTPGPLVSFLPILLIGILFGLAMDYEVFLVSRMREDFVHGDTAQQATINGMGHGARVVTAAALIMISVFGGFVFLDDPVIKSMGFALAIGVAIDAFVVRMTIVPAVMSLLGKRAWWLPRWLDRILPNVDIEGEGLRAHLDDRSPARA